A single region of the Triplophysa dalaica isolate WHDGS20190420 chromosome 15, ASM1584641v1, whole genome shotgun sequence genome encodes:
- the pnoca gene encoding prepronociceptin encodes MMKTPLWTLLLLGLCNPAWCDCQKDCHFCSQMLPKEYAFNNLVCLVECHGNLSPGDTWELCRRTIVEQNPKASLPVSAMLKRAEEEADASLPLNQDDGQYSETLQRFDHVTRAVGAQDQDQDQNVQLSKKYKFQQAQATQESEEEQDEDSEMGGDEEQAIHLIKRFGGFLKNKYGYRKFIDPGRSLQKRYGGFIGVRKSARKWNNQKRFSEFLKQYMGMNTRASELNEISDDYTQEKK; translated from the exons ATGATGAAGACCCCACTGTGGACACTACTGTTGCTCGGACTGTGTAACCCAGCGTGGTGTGACTGCCAGAAGGACTGCCACTTCTGCAGCCAAATGCTGCCTAAAGAATACGCCTTCAACAATCTG GTGTGTTTGGTGGAGTGTCATGGTAACCTTTCTCCAGGCGACACTTGGGAGTTGTGTCGCAGGACCATTGTGGAGCAGAATCCAAAAGCCTCCCTGCCCGTAAGCGCCATGCTAAAAAGGGCAGAAGAGGAAGCGGACGCCTCTCTGCCTCTCAACCAGGACGATGGCCAATATTCTGAAACCCTCCAGAGGTTTGACCATGTAACTCGGGCTGTGGGAGCACAGGACCAAGATCAAGACCAAAACGTGCAGCTGAGTAAAAAATACAAGTTCCAACAAGCACAGGCCACACAGGAATCTGAGGAAGAGCAAGATGAAGACAGCGAGATGGGAGGAGATGAAGAACAGGCCATCCACCTGATCAAACGCTTTGGAGGCTTCCTCAAAAACAAGTATGGCTACAGGAAGTTCATTGATCCTGGCAGGTCTTTGCAGAAGAGGTATGGGGGCTTCATAGGGGTCCGCAAATCTGCCCGCAAGTGGAACAACCAGAAGCGCTTCAGCGAGTTCCTCAAGCAGTACATGGGCATGAACACCCGAGCTAGCGAGTTAAATGAGATATCTGATGATTACACCCAAGAGAAAAAATAA